One Methylorubrum extorquens genomic window, AACTGCCCCGCCGCCATCGCCGCCTCGACCCGGCGTCGCTGCGTGGCGTCGAGCGAGCCGTGATGCAGGGCGATGGCTAAGGTGTCGTCGTTGAGCCGCCACAGCTCCTGGAAGGTGTACTCGGCCTGGAGCCGGGTGTTGACGAAGACGAGCACCATGCGGTGCGCCCGGATCAGGTCGTAGATCGCCGGCATTGAGTGCCACGCGGTGTGGCCGGCGAGCGGGAGCGTGCGGTTCACTTCGAGCATGTGCAGGTCGGGCTTAGCGCCGCCCTTCACCACGACGAGCTCGGCCCGGCGGTCCTCGCCCGGCACCTGACCGACGAGGTACTTTCGCAGTTCGTCCGGCTCGCGCACGGTGGCCGAGAGGCCGATGGCGCGGGCCTCCGGCGCCAGCCGTCGCACGCGGGCGAGGGCGAGGGCGAGGAGATCGCCGCGCTTCGAGGTGACGAGCGCGTGCAGCTCGTCGAGCACGACCGTCTTCAGCCCGGCGAAGAACGCCTCCGCCTCGCGGTGGGCGAGCAGCAGCGAGAGCTGTTCGGGCGTGGTGAGCAGGATGTCGGGCGGGCGCTGGATCTGGCGCGCGCGCTTGTGTGCGGGCGTGTCGCCGGTGCGGGTCTCGACCGTGACCGGCAGTTCCATGCCCTCGATCGGCGCTTCGAGGTTGCGGGCGATATCGACCGCAAGCGCCTTGAGCGGCGAGACGTAGAGGGTGTGGAGCCCCTTCGCCTTGCTGCCCTTGCTCCCATTCTTACTCCCTTGCCGCTCGCTCAGCTCGACCAGGCTCGGCAGGAAGCCGGCCAGCGTCTTGCCCGCTCCCGTGGGGGCGACGAGCAGCGCCGACGATCCACCCCGGACGGTCGCGAGCAATTCGAGCTGGTGCGGGCGGGGGGACCAGCCGCGGGAGGCGAACCACGCGGAAAAGCGCGGCGGAAGGTCTGGGGGCGCAGGCACCCGGCTCAGGTAGAACGTGCGCGGCGCGGCGTCACCGCGTCACGCCAGCGCCATCAGGAAGCGGTCGATCAGCTCCAGGGCCCGTTCGGTCAGCGCGCTGGGGTAGCGCACGAAGACGTGGCAGCCGCCGGCATAGACCGCGGTGTGGCCGCCATTGTTGGCCGCCGCCCATCGGGCCGACATGTAGAGTGTGTCGTCGAGCAGCGGATCGGCGGTGCCGACGGTGAACAGGGCCGGCGGCAGACCCTTCAGGTCGGCGTAGAGCGGTGACACGTCGGGCCGGCGCCGGTCGATGCCCTCACGCACGTAGCCGTCGGCGAAGCGCTTGAGGTCGGTGGTGTTGATGACGAGGCGTTCCTCACCCCACAGCCGCACGCTCGGGGTCAAGCCGAGATCGAAGAAGCCGGCATTGAGGTTGGCGCCGCGGAAGGCGCGGGGCAGGTTGTGCCGGTCGCGCAGGCGCAGCAGCGTCATCACCGCGAGATGCGCGCCGACGGATTCGCCGCCGATGGTCAGGGCGTGGACGCCGAGTTCCGCCCGGCCTGGGCCGGCGAGCCAGAGGGCGGCGGCCTCGCAATCCTCGAGCGCGGCGGGATAGGGATGCTCCGGCGCCAGCCGGTACTCGACCGAGAGGCAGACGAAGCCGCAGGTGTCGGCGATACGCTCGAGCCAGGGGTCCTGCTCGTCGGCCGCGCCCCAGACCCAGCCGCCCCGGTGGATGTGCAGGTAGGCGCCCCGTGCCTTACCCTGCGGGCGGATCACCCGCAGTGCCAGCGGGCCGGCGGGCCCTTCGATGGTCAGGGTCTCGGCGCGCGGGCTGCGCGGCATGGCGGGGGAGGCCTGCGTGCCCGCCCGGCGGCGCGCGCGCACCTGCTCGATCGGCAGCGACCATGGGTCGGCCTGGGCGGCGTGGGCGGCCACGATCTCGGCATTGAGCGCCTTCGTCTCGGCATCGATGGTCGCCGGGTCGAACAGAGCGTGGTCGATCATGGCCGGAATCAGGTCGCGCTTTATCGGGTCAACGGGAGCCGGCAGGGCCGGATGAAGCCTGCCATCTTGAGCGGAACGTTCGAGGATGCCATCTGGCTGCTACCCCGAATGCGTCGAATGATGCGGCGGCGTCCCGGTTTCGCAGAGGTGTGGCGAAGCAGCAACGCCGTTGCGAGGGTGCCACGACCCATCGTGCCAAGGCCCAGCAAGGATATCGGCAGAATGATCGGCGATCACGACTCGCGGCGCCGCGCCCCGCTCGACTCCGGCGCCTACCCGGCCGATCCGCGCGTCGAGCCGCGCTATGGGGCCCCCCGCCGACGCTCCGGCCTCAACCGCTTCCTCGGCGGCTCGCCCGCGGCGGTGTTCGTGAAGCTCCTGTTCCTGTCCGTGCTCGTCGGTGCGGTGATGGCGATGTTCGGCCTGACGCCGGGCCTGCTGTTCTGGCAGCTCTACGATTTCACCCGCTCCTTGATCGAACTCGGGCTCGACACCTTCCACGATTTCGGCCGCTGGATCCTCGCGGGCGCGGTGGTGGTGGTGCCGATCTGGTTGATCGCCCGCGTGCTCACCGTCTCGCGGGACCGGTGACGCCGGCTCGCCGGGTCGATCCCTCCGGACCGGCGCGCCGGCCCTCGGTGTGAGGACGTGCGACACAGCAACAGGTTAGAACCGTTCCGATTGCCTCGCCCGCGCGAACGGTTCTAAGACTCGAGCGAGAAGCAAGAAACCGCATCGAGGCGTGTCGTGCAGACCAATTTCGCCCCCGAGCAGCTCGCCGACCCCGCCATGGCGGCCTCGGAGAAGATCCTGCGCACCTGTGTGCATTGCGGATTCTGCACCGCGACCTGCCCGACCTACCTCCTGCTCGGCGACGAACTCGATTCACCCCGCGGCCGCATCTACCTCATCAAGGACATGCTGGAGGGCGGCAAGCCGGCGAGCCGCGAGGTGGTCAAGCACGTCGATCGCTGCCTCTCGTGCCTGTCCTGCATGACGACCTGTCCGTCGGGCGTGCACTACATGCATCTCGTCGATCACGCCCGCACGCATATCGAGAAGACCTACGCGCGCCCGCTCTCCGACCGCGCCTTGCGCGCGGTGCTGGCCTTCGTCCTGCCCTACCCGAACCGCTTCCGGCTTGCCTTGCTCGCGGCCAAGATCGGGTCGCCGTTCCGGCCGCTGGTCGCCCGTCTGCCGCGGGTCGGCAACCGGCTCGCGGCGATGCTTGACCTCGCCCCGGCGCAACTGCCGAACCGCAACCGCACCGACCGGCCCGGCACCTTCCCCGCCGACACGTCGGCGCAGGAGATCAGCGACCTCTTCCAGACCGGTGAGGACAAGGCGCCGGCCAAACGCCGCGGCCGGGTCGCGCTGCTGCGCGGCTGCGCCCAGAGCGTGCTGCGGCCGGACTTCAACGAGGCGGCGATCCGCCTGCTCAACCGCCACGGGGTCGAGGTGGTCCTGCCCAAGGGCGAGGGCTGCTGCGGCGCACTGACCCACCACATGGGCAAGGAGAACAACGCCCACGGCCACGCCAAACGCACGATCGACGCCTGGATCGCCGAGATGGACGGGCCCGGCCTCGATGCCATCGTCGTCACCGCGTCCGGCTGCGGCACGACGATCAAGGATTACGGCTTCATGTTCCGAGACGACCCGGCCTATGCCGAGAAGGCTGCGCGGGTCTCAGGTCTCGCGAGGGACGTGACCGAGTACATGGCCGAGATCGGCCTGCTGCCGCCGGTGGAGGATACCGACCTCGTGGTCGCCTATCATTCCGCCTGCTCGATGCAGCACGGGCAGGCCATCCGCACCGAACCGAAGACCCTCCTCAAGAAGGCGGGCTTCACGGTCAAGGACGTGCCGGAGGGCCACATCTGCTGCGGCTCGGCCGGCACCTACAACATCCTCCAGCCGGAGATCGCCGCCCGGTTGCGTGACCGCAAGGTCGCCAACATCGAGCGCGTCCGGCCCGACATCATCGCCACCGGCAACATCGGCTGCGCGACCCAGATCGGGAAGGGCACCGACATCCCGATCCTGCATACGGTCGAACTGCTCGACTGGGCGACCGGCGGGCCGCGGCCGGAGGCGCTGGCGCATCTGTCGGTGCGGCCGGCACCCGTCCCGGCGCATGCCTGATACGGTTCGCTTGATCCAAGCGGGGACCGTATCATCAAGCCCGCGCGGCGCTTGAGGAGGGTGTTGATCGCGCCAGCGCGATGGGATCCCGCCGAAGCCCAAATCCGCCATCCCGAAGGGATCAAACGGATTTGGTATGAGACCAATTGACAGGGCATCGGACCGACGCTCGCCGCCCCGCAATTGCGAGGCAATCGGGGTCATCGCCGGTCGATGTAAGGTCAAGGTTGACTATCCCGCTCTGCACAATTGCGGGTCATCCCTTCCTTGACCTCGCTGCAGGTGCGAATTAGGCCCGCAACCAGTGTCGGTCCGAAATCGTTTGCAGGCTTATGACAGAGAACCCGACAGAGTCGCCCGTCGTCCTCCTCGTCGAAGATGACGGTCTGCTGCTGATGGAGGCCTCCGACACGCTGGCGGAGGCCGGGTTCAACGTCATCGAAGCGCATCATGCCGACAAGGCGCTCGACCTGCTGGAGGGCCGGCCCGATGTCGGGATCGTCATGACCGATGTCGACATGCCGATGGGCTCGATGGACGGCTTCGCTCTGGCCCGCCTCGTCGCCCACCGCTGGCCGGAGATCCCGGTGCTGATCGTCTCAGGCATGGGAACCCCCGGCCCCGGCGACATGCCCGACGGCGCACGCTTCATCCCCAAGCCCTACGCGCCGACCATGCTCGTGCGCACCCTCAAGGCCTGCCTCAAGAGCGCGGCCTGACCGCGTTCCGCAGACGTTGCGCGCATGGCCGATGCGCGCAGGGGCCAATCGCGGGTTTCGCCGCGGGTCGTTTCGCGGCAGAAGGCGCGTGAGAGCGGCGTACTCCGCGCGCCGACAGACCGATCAGTTCAGGTCCCGCCATGACCGCCGAGCCAAAAACCCTCCGCTTCGCCACGCAGGCGGTCCATGCGGGCGCCGCCCCCGATCCCGCCACCGGCGCGCGGGTGCAGCCGATCTACTTCACCAACGGCTTCGTCTTCGACTCGACCGAGCAGGCCGCCGACATCTTCGCCATGCGCAAGACCGGCTTCTCCTATTCGCGCGGCTCGAACCCGACGGTCGCCGCGCTCGAGCGCCGGGTTGCCGCATTGGAGGGTGCCAAGGCGGCGGTCGCCGTCTCGTCCGGGCAGTCGGCGGTGCTGCTGGTGATGATGACGCTGATGCAAACGGGCGACGCCTATGTCGCCTCCCCGCGTCTGTTCGGCGGCTCGCTCGGCCTGATGCGCCGCCTCGAAGGGCGCTACGACCTGACGCCGCACTTCGCCGCGGACCTGACGCCGGAGGCGTTCGAGGCCGCGATCACGCCGCAGACCAAGGCGATCATCTGCGAATCGATCGTCAATCCCTGCGCTACGGTGATGGATATCGAGCGCATCGCCGCGGTCGCCAAGCGCCACGGCCTGCCGCTCGTCATCGACAACACTCTGGCCTCGCCCGCCCTGATCCGCCCGATCGAGTACGGCGCCGACATCGTGGTCCACTCGACCTCGAAGTTCCTCGGCGGCTCGGGCCAGGTGATCGGCGGCATGATCTGCGATGCCGGCACCTTCGATTGGAAGGCGCAGGGCTCGCGCTACAACCTCATCAACGATCCCTGGCCGGACTATGACGGGCTGATCGTCAGCGATCGCTTTCCCGAGATCAGCTTTGCCGTGGCTTGCCGCCTGTTCGGCCTACGCGACCTCGGCCCCGGCCTCTCGCCGATGAATGCCTTCCTCACGCTCACCGGCATCGAGACCCTGCCGCTGCGAATGGCCCGCCACTGCGCCAACGCCAAGGCGGTGGCCGCCTACCTCAAGGACCATCCGGCCGTGGAGTGGGTGAGCTACCCGGCGCTTCCCGGCCAGAAGGGCGAGGCGCTGGCCAACCGCTACGTGCCGCAGGGGCCGGGCTCGATCTTCACCTTCGCGCTGAAGGGCGGCGAGCCGGCGGCCCTGGCGTTCATCGCGAACCTGGAACTGGTCTCGCACCTCGTGAACATCGGCGAGATCAAGTCGCTCGTGATCCATCCGGCCACCACGACCCATCGTCAGCTCCGCCCCGAGGAGCGCGCGGCGGCCTGCGTCGGCCCCGAGACCGTACGTCTCTCGATCGGCCTGGAGGATCCCGAGGATCTCATCGCCGATATCGAGCAGGCCCTCGCGAAGATCGGCTAACGCCGCGATGGGACGGCGCGGGCGCATCGCTGCGGTGATCGGAGGCCTCGCCGTCCTCGGCTCCGGTGCCGTCGTCCTCGCCGACTTCCTGCAAGTCGGCCGCACCGAGCCCCCGCTGGTGGCCGAGGCCGAGCGCGCCGACCGCGTTCTCGTGGAGAAGGCGGCGCGCCGGCTGACCCTGCTGCGCGAGGGGCGTGTGCTCGCGACCTACCCGGTGTCGCTCGGTTTCGCGCCGGAAGGGCACAAGGCGCGCGAAGGCGACGGGCGCACGCCCGAGGGCGTCTATGCGATCGCGTTCCGCAATCCGCGTAGCGTCGCCCATCTCTCGCTCAAGGTGTCCTACCCTTCCCCGGCCGATGCGGCGGTGGCACGGGCCGGAGGCTATCCGCCCGGCGGGGACATCATGATCCACGGGCTGATGAACGGCTTTTCCTGGCTCGGCCACCTGCATCGGCTGAGGGACTGGACCCAGGGCTGCGTCGGCGTCACCAATGCCGAGATGCGCGCAATCTACGCCCGCGTGGATGTCGGCACGCCGATCGAGATCAGACCCTGACCATTGCGGCTTACGCGGCTGGCACGATGGATCGACGGAAGAGGATCTGCGCTCGACGCCGGGGTACACCTACCGACTGACTAATTGCGTCGGATGCGGGCCTCCAAATACTTCCAAGTCGATATTGTTTGCTGCGCCTTGGTCTCCGACGTTGGATTTTTGCGATCATTTTGTTTCGCAAAAACGTGCCTTACCCATTGCTTATGGTCAGAAAATCGACCGAATTTCATATGATGATTTCAGTTACTGAGAAAACTAATCCATAAATCGCTCGGTTGCGAAAGACACATATTGATAGAGTTCAGAGCTGGTCTACGTCACCCATAGCCTGCAACTGAAGAAAGCTGCGACTTAAGTAGCATCTTCGACCCGCTGAGAGAGGCTTGTCCCAAGTAACGGGAGGGGTCATTTTAATCCTCTCGTTAAGAAATTTCATTTATCACTTTTTTGTCAGCAGACCTGGATGATCCGTGCGCGGCGGACACTTCAGCATCTTACGCGCCTCTCCCCTCCGATGCGCTTCTCTCTCAAAGCTGCTCTCGTTGCCCTGTTCGGCGGGGTCACGCTCATTACGATCGGCCAGGGCGCCGTATCCCTCATGGAGCTGTCGTCGATCCGCCGAGGTGTCGATGCGGTTGCCACCAACTGGCTTCCATCCGTCGTCGCCGTCAACGAGATGGGGACGGCTGCAAGCCAGATGCGCCTGCGGCAGTATCGGATCGTCACGACATCGATCGATCCCGAGGCGCTGGTTGCGAACCGGAACCTTTACGAGCGGGCGGTGGCCGACATGGCGGCGGCGCGCAAGCGCTACGAGCCCCTGATCTCGTCCCCGGAGGAGCGCGCACTCTACACGCAGTTTTCCGAGCTGTGGTCCCGCTACGATGAGGCGAGCCGTCATATCATCGCGATGATGGAGCGGGGCCAGCAGCGGGAGGCCATGGCGGAACTGGTCGGACCGGGCCTGCTCTCCGTGTACGGCCAAGCGAGCGAAGTGATCGCCCGCGCGATCACCCTCAATCGCGACGGCTCCACGCGCGACGCATCCGCCGCGGTCGGCAATGTCGAGACCGCTTCGATCGCCGCGATCGTCACGATGGCCATCGCCGTGCTCTTCGCCCTCTTTGCGATGGCGTTCGGCCTTCTGCGGATCTCGCGGCCGATCACCGGCATCACCGGCATGATGGGTTCGCTCGCTGCGGGCGACGTCGAGACACCCGTGCCGTACCGTCAGCGCCGGGACGAGATCGGTGCGATGGCCGCCGCCGTCCAGGTGTTCAAGGATAACCTGATCCGCACCCGTGCCCTGGAAGCCGAGACGGCGCTCGCCCGCGCTTCGGCCGAGGAGCAGCGGAAGGCCGCGATGCGGGCGATGGCCGACAGCTTCGAGGCGGCCGTCGGCGGGATCATCGGCAGCGTGACCTCGGCGGCGACCGAGTTGCAGGCGACGGCCAAGACCATGTCGGGAACCGCCGACGAGACGGCCTCGCAATCCGTCACCGTGGCCTCCGCGGCCGAAGAGGCGGCGACCAATGTGGGGACCGTCGCGGCCGCAGCGGAGGAACTCGGCGCCTCCGTGCACGAGATCGGCCGGCAGGTGGCCAGTTCGTCCGACCTCGCCCAGGCTGCGGTCGGCGAAGCCGACCAGACCGCCGGTCTGGTCCAGAACCTGTCGAGCGCGGCTGCCAAGATCGGCGACGTGGTGTCGATGATCTCGACGATTGCCGGACAGACCAACCTGTTGGCGCTCAACGCCACCATCGAGGCGGCCCGTGCCGGGGAGGCTGGCCGCGGCTTCGCGGTGGTCGCCGCCGAGGTCAAGGAACTCGCCAACCAGACCGCGCGGGCAACCAGCGAAATCGCGCAGCAGATCGGCACGATCCAGGTCGCGACCGATCAGGCGGTCTCGGCCATCGGCGGCATTTCCGGCCGCATCCGCGAGATCAACGGCGTCGCCACCGGCATCGCCGCGGCGGTCGAGCAGCAGGGCGCGGCGACGCAGGAAATCGTGCGCAACGTCTCCCAAGCCTCGACCGGCACGGCCGAGGTGACGAGCAACATCGCCGGCGTTGCCCGCGCCTCCGAAGAGACCGGCGCGGCGGCGGGCCAAGTGCTCGGCGCGGCCTCCGAGTTGTCGCGCCAGTCCGAGCAGCTCTCGGCGGAAGTGAGCCGCTTCCTGGCGACGGTGCGGGCAGCCTAAACGAGGCCGGAGCCCGGGGGACGGGCTGGCGTGTCGTGACGAAGAGGTCGCCTTCCGGCGGCCTCTTTCCCATATTCGCCTGCGTCCGACCCAGATGCGAAACCGCAGGAGAGACCGCCATGCGCGCCTACGAGATGTCCGCCGCCGCCGGCCTCGACAGTTGGAAGAGTGCCGAGCGCCCGACACCCGAACCGGGCCGCGGGCAGGTTCTGGTGCGAATCCGTGCGGCTTCCCTCAATTACCGCGACCTGCTGATCTGCCAGGGCCGTTACCCGTTCGCGGTCAATCTCGACCGGTTGATCCCGCTCTCGGACGGGGCCGGCGAGATCGTCGCGCTGGGCGACGGCGTGCGCCGCTTCACCGGCGGCGAGCGGGTCGCCGGCATCTTCTCCCAGAGCTGGCTCGGCGGCGCGCAGGTACCCGACACGTGGCAGACCGCGCTCGGCGGCGCCATCGACGGGGTGCTGACCGAGTATCAGGTGTTCGACGAGGACGGGTTGGTCACGCTGCCCGATCATCTCAGCTTCGAGGAAGGGGCGACTTTGCCCTGCGCGGCTGTGACGGCCTGGAATGCACTCTACGGGCTGAAAGCTCTGCGGGCCGGCGAAACGGTGCTGACGCTCGGCACCGGCGGCGTCTCGATCTTCGCGATCCAGCTCGCCCACGCGGCCGGGGCGCGGGTCATCGCGACCTCGTCGAGCGATGCCAAACTGGAGCGGGCCCGCGCGCTCGGCGCGCACGAGACCATCAACTATCGCGCCCATCCCGATTGGGAGAGCGAGGTGCGCCGGCTGACCGGCGGAACAGGCGTCGATCACGTGGTCGAGGTCGGCGGCACCGGGACGCTTCCGCGTTCCATCGCCTCGACCCGGCCCGGCGGGCATATCGGCTTGATCGGCCTGCTGGCCCAGGGCGAGGCGTTCGACCCGCTGGCGATCCTCGGCGCGAGCTGCATCGTGCGCGGCGTCGCCGTCGGCCCACGGGAGATGTTCGAGGACATGAACCGCTCGATCGCCCTACACGGGATCAAGCCGGTGATCGACCGGGTCTACGCTTTCGACGAGGCGCCCAGCGCCCTCAAAGCCTTGGCCGAGGCTGCGCATGTCGGCAAGATCGTGATCCGGATCGATTGATGCTCGGGCGTCGGGGGAAGGGGCGGGTGATGCGCGCAGGCGTCGGATGGGGACTTCTCGCGGCCCTCGTATCGCCGGTGGCGGCGAGCGCCGGGGACGTCACGACGGTGCGGACCGAGTCCTTCCCCCGGCCGCCCTATTCCGGGGCGACCTACTACGTCTACGAGCAGGCAGGCCGGACGATCTGCACCAAGCTCGCTGTCTGCAACAAGTTCGAGCAGTGCGAGACCACCTACGTCCCCGGCGCCTTTCGCGCGCCTGAGGACACCGCCACCGGAGAACCCTACGGGACGACGCCCGCGGTGCCGATCGCACCCGCATCTCTCGCCAAGCATGTCTGCCTGACGCGCTTCGGACTCGTGCAGCGGTAAGCCCTACGCCTCGTCGCTCTTGCGAGCCGTTCGGTTCAGCGCCCGCAGCGCCCCGCGGAAGGTGCGCACGTCCTGCTCGGTCATCGCCATGCGGTGGAGCATGTCGCGCATGTTGCGGGCGATGATCTCCTGCTTCTCCGGCGGGTAGAAGCCGGCGCCCGCCAGAGTCTCCTCAAGGCTCGCAAACAGCGAGAGCATCGCTTCGCGGGTGGCGGGCGGCGAGAGCATTTCGCCGGAGAAGCGCAGGGTGGCGAGGCCGGCGGCGCGGCGCCACTCGTAGCCCATCAGCAGCACGGCCTGGGCGAGGTTGAGCGAGGGAAATTCCTCCGTCACCGGGAAGGTGACGATAGCGTCGGCCAGCGACACCTCGTCGTTGCTCAAGCCCACCCGCTCGCGCCCGAACATCAGCCCGATCCGCTCGCCGCGGCCGATTCGCTCGGCGGTGGCCGTCATGGCGTCCTCGGGGGCGAAGACCCGCTTCATCTGCCCGCGCTCGCGGGCGGTGGTAGCGAGGAGACCATGCAGGTCGGCGATGGCCTCCGGCAGCGTGGCATAGACCTTAGCCCCATCGAGCACGTACGTCGCGCCGGACGCCGCCTCACGCACGCCCTTCTTCGGCCAGCCGTTCTTGGGCGCCACCAAGCGCAACTCGGACAGACCGAAATTCGCCATGGCGCGGGCGGTCATGCCGATGTTCTCGGCAAGTTGCGGCTCGACCAGGATGACGACGGGGGCGCTCATGGCCGCCCTCTCGCACGCCGCGATCACAGCCTCAATCCGGGAAGAGCAGCGATTCCCAATCTCGCACCCCACTCATGACGTGCAGGATCTCGATCCGCTCGCTGCGCGCCCGGTAGAAGATGAGGTAGGAACCGTAGGAGCGCCGCCGCACGCCGCTATCCGCGTGAAGCGGTACCAGCGGAAAGCTTTCGGGAAACTCGGCGAGTTGCAGGCACCGCTCGACCAATTCGGTGACGAAGCTGGCCGCCCGGCGCGGATTGTCCTCGGCCATGAAGTCACCGATGCGCTCCAGATCGGCTTCAGCCTCGGCGGTGAAGACGACGATCATGCATCCGGGCCGGACATTGATTCGTATTTGGCGATCAATCGCGCCTTGACGTCTTCGGCCGGTGTCACCCGGCCGGCGTCGGCATCGGCGGTGCCGCGGGCCAGGGCCGCATCGAGCAGCGATAGGCGCTTCTCGCGCTCCTCGACCAAGCGCACGCCCTCGCGAAGAACCTCGCTGCGAGAGCCGTAGCGGCCCTCC contains:
- a CDS encoding type II toxin-antitoxin system RelE/ParE family toxin; its protein translation is MIVVFTAEAEADLERIGDFMAEDNPRRAASFVTELVERCLQLAEFPESFPLVPLHADSGVRRRSYGSYLIFYRARSERIEILHVMSGVRDWESLLFPD
- a CDS encoding DUF6460 domain-containing protein; amino-acid sequence: MIGDHDSRRRAPLDSGAYPADPRVEPRYGAPRRRSGLNRFLGGSPAAVFVKLLFLSVLVGAVMAMFGLTPGLLFWQLYDFTRSLIELGLDTFHDFGRWILAGAVVVVPIWLIARVLTVSRDR
- a CDS encoding type II toxin-antitoxin system ParD family antitoxin, whose amino-acid sequence is MPSSADLGTRLESYVTSLVKEGRYGSRSEVLREGVRLVEEREKRLSLLDAALARGTADADAGRVTPAEDVKARLIAKYESMSGPDA
- a CDS encoding L,D-transpeptidase family protein, translating into MGRRGRIAAVIGGLAVLGSGAVVLADFLQVGRTEPPLVAEAERADRVLVEKAARRLTLLREGRVLATYPVSLGFAPEGHKAREGDGRTPEGVYAIAFRNPRSVAHLSLKVSYPSPADAAVARAGGYPPGGDIMIHGLMNGFSWLGHLHRLRDWTQGCVGVTNAEMRAIYARVDVGTPIEIRP
- a CDS encoding methyl-accepting chemotaxis protein, with the translated sequence MRFSLKAALVALFGGVTLITIGQGAVSLMELSSIRRGVDAVATNWLPSVVAVNEMGTAASQMRLRQYRIVTTSIDPEALVANRNLYERAVADMAAARKRYEPLISSPEERALYTQFSELWSRYDEASRHIIAMMERGQQREAMAELVGPGLLSVYGQASEVIARAITLNRDGSTRDASAAVGNVETASIAAIVTMAIAVLFALFAMAFGLLRISRPITGITGMMGSLAAGDVETPVPYRQRRDEIGAMAAAVQVFKDNLIRTRALEAETALARASAEEQRKAAMRAMADSFEAAVGGIIGSVTSAATELQATAKTMSGTADETASQSVTVASAAEEAATNVGTVAAAAEELGASVHEIGRQVASSSDLAQAAVGEADQTAGLVQNLSSAAAKIGDVVSMISTIAGQTNLLALNATIEAARAGEAGRGFAVVAAEVKELANQTARATSEIAQQIGTIQVATDQAVSAIGGISGRIREINGVATGIAAAVEQQGAATQEIVRNVSQASTGTAEVTSNIAGVARASEETGAAAGQVLGAASELSRQSEQLSAEVSRFLATVRAA
- a CDS encoding RNA methyltransferase, with the translated sequence MSAPVVILVEPQLAENIGMTARAMANFGLSELRLVAPKNGWPKKGVREAASGATYVLDGAKVYATLPEAIADLHGLLATTARERGQMKRVFAPEDAMTATAERIGRGERIGLMFGRERVGLSNDEVSLADAIVTFPVTEEFPSLNLAQAVLLMGYEWRRAAGLATLRFSGEMLSPPATREAMLSLFASLEETLAGAGFYPPEKQEIIARNMRDMLHRMAMTEQDVRTFRGALRALNRTARKSDEA
- a CDS encoding alpha/beta hydrolase, yielding MIDHALFDPATIDAETKALNAEIVAAHAAQADPWSLPIEQVRARRRAGTQASPAMPRSPRAETLTIEGPAGPLALRVIRPQGKARGAYLHIHRGGWVWGAADEQDPWLERIADTCGFVCLSVEYRLAPEHPYPAALEDCEAAALWLAGPGRAELGVHALTIGGESVGAHLAVMTLLRLRDRHNLPRAFRGANLNAGFFDLGLTPSVRLWGEERLVINTTDLKRFADGYVREGIDRRRPDVSPLYADLKGLPPALFTVGTADPLLDDTLYMSARWAAANNGGHTAVYAGGCHVFVRYPSALTERALELIDRFLMALA
- a CDS encoding zinc-dependent alcohol dehydrogenase family protein, with amino-acid sequence MRAYEMSAAAGLDSWKSAERPTPEPGRGQVLVRIRAASLNYRDLLICQGRYPFAVNLDRLIPLSDGAGEIVALGDGVRRFTGGERVAGIFSQSWLGGAQVPDTWQTALGGAIDGVLTEYQVFDEDGLVTLPDHLSFEEGATLPCAAVTAWNALYGLKALRAGETVLTLGTGGVSIFAIQLAHAAGARVIATSSSDAKLERARALGAHETINYRAHPDWESEVRRLTGGTGVDHVVEVGGTGTLPRSIASTRPGGHIGLIGLLAQGEAFDPLAILGASCIVRGVAVGPREMFEDMNRSIALHGIKPVIDRVYAFDEAPSALKALAEAAHVGKIVIRID
- a CDS encoding O-acetylhomoserine aminocarboxypropyltransferase/cysteine synthase family protein, yielding MTAEPKTLRFATQAVHAGAAPDPATGARVQPIYFTNGFVFDSTEQAADIFAMRKTGFSYSRGSNPTVAALERRVAALEGAKAAVAVSSGQSAVLLVMMTLMQTGDAYVASPRLFGGSLGLMRRLEGRYDLTPHFAADLTPEAFEAAITPQTKAIICESIVNPCATVMDIERIAAVAKRHGLPLVIDNTLASPALIRPIEYGADIVVHSTSKFLGGSGQVIGGMICDAGTFDWKAQGSRYNLINDPWPDYDGLIVSDRFPEISFAVACRLFGLRDLGPGLSPMNAFLTLTGIETLPLRMARHCANAKAVAAYLKDHPAVEWVSYPALPGQKGEALANRYVPQGPGSIFTFALKGGEPAALAFIANLELVSHLVNIGEIKSLVIHPATTTHRQLRPEERAAACVGPETVRLSIGLEDPEDLIADIEQALAKIG
- a CDS encoding response regulator, producing MTENPTESPVVLLVEDDGLLLMEASDTLAEAGFNVIEAHHADKALDLLEGRPDVGIVMTDVDMPMGSMDGFALARLVAHRWPEIPVLIVSGMGTPGPGDMPDGARFIPKPYAPTMLVRTLKACLKSAA
- a CDS encoding heterodisulfide reductase-related iron-sulfur binding cluster encodes the protein MQTNFAPEQLADPAMAASEKILRTCVHCGFCTATCPTYLLLGDELDSPRGRIYLIKDMLEGGKPASREVVKHVDRCLSCLSCMTTCPSGVHYMHLVDHARTHIEKTYARPLSDRALRAVLAFVLPYPNRFRLALLAAKIGSPFRPLVARLPRVGNRLAAMLDLAPAQLPNRNRTDRPGTFPADTSAQEISDLFQTGEDKAPAKRRGRVALLRGCAQSVLRPDFNEAAIRLLNRHGVEVVLPKGEGCCGALTHHMGKENNAHGHAKRTIDAWIAEMDGPGLDAIVVTASGCGTTIKDYGFMFRDDPAYAEKAARVSGLARDVTEYMAEIGLLPPVEDTDLVVAYHSACSMQHGQAIRTEPKTLLKKAGFTVKDVPEGHICCGSAGTYNILQPEIAARLRDRKVANIERVRPDIIATGNIGCATQIGKGTDIPILHTVELLDWATGGPRPEALAHLSVRPAPVPAHA